In Candidatus Nitronauta litoralis, one DNA window encodes the following:
- the atpE gene encoding ATP synthase F0 subunit C has product MEASAAAYLGMGLCAAGFFGAALGIAYIFAKTIETVGRQPNAEARVAKYCWIGFALVEAVALYALVLAFILMGKA; this is encoded by the coding sequence ATGGAAGCATCAGCAGCTGCGTATTTGGGAATGGGATTGTGTGCTGCCGGGTTTTTTGGCGCCGCTCTCGGGATCGCTTACATATTTGCGAAGACGATCGAAACCGTAGGCCGTCAGCCCAACGCCGAAGCCCGTGTGGCCAAGTACTGCTGGATCGGGTTTGCACTCGTGGAAGCCGTCGCGCTCTATGCGCTGGTCCTGGCGTTTATTTTGATGGGGAAAGCATAA
- the atpH gene encoding ATP synthase F1 subunit delta gives MIENQIGKRFAEALSDSISESSQLNAALESLTNIGEAFSLDPNLYRFFIHPSFPDEKKEAMVGEMCDRTKAPDQVRKLMALLVQRQKMPFVKHIATYFQGFVDQRLGQVRVKVISASPLGQAELDKLKTSLDRQLGKTAILETSVDEGLIGGIRLLVGSRVVDATIKNRLEQLKRVIRNEEALSELAS, from the coding sequence ATGATTGAAAATCAGATTGGTAAAAGATTTGCCGAAGCGTTGTCCGATTCTATTTCAGAATCGAGTCAGTTGAATGCGGCTCTGGAATCGCTGACAAATATAGGCGAAGCATTTAGCCTGGATCCCAACCTCTATCGATTTTTTATTCATCCTTCTTTTCCGGATGAAAAAAAAGAGGCGATGGTCGGGGAAATGTGCGACCGCACCAAAGCTCCGGATCAGGTCCGTAAACTGATGGCGCTGTTGGTTCAACGTCAAAAAATGCCATTCGTGAAACATATTGCAACCTACTTCCAGGGGTTTGTCGATCAACGCCTGGGCCAGGTTCGTGTCAAAGTTATATCAGCCAGCCCCCTTGGGCAGGCTGAACTGGATAAATTAAAAACTTCGCTGGATCGCCAACTGGGTAAAACCGCTATCCTTGAAACCTCTGTAGATGAGGGATTGATTGGCGGGATTCGCCTGCTGGTGGGAAGCCGTGTGGTGGATGCCACCATTAAAAACAGGCTGGAGCAATTAAAACGCGTGATCCGTAATGAGGAGGCCTTAAGTGAGCTTGCGAGCTGA
- the atpG gene encoding ATP synthase F1 subunit gamma: MPSLRDVKQRIRSVKNTQQMTKAMKLVSASKLRRAQEAILSARPYAVKLMEVMNHLAARCNNDLHPLLDDREGKKILLLVITSDRGLCGAFNSNILKMASQVLEKNPNREFSLLCAGKKGYEYFNRREMNIADKFLNWTKEFDYLKAQEIGNQLAQMFIERKADKIYMVYNEFKSVLNQEVILEQLLPIVPEPVEEGEEKLSVDYIYEPDEESILEHLLVRYMTTQVYRAFLESSASEHGARMTAMDNASRNAKEMIGELMLFYNRTRQAYITKELIEVVNGAESLKG; the protein is encoded by the coding sequence ATGCCCAGTCTTCGTGATGTAAAACAACGGATTCGTAGCGTAAAAAATACGCAGCAAATGACCAAGGCCATGAAACTGGTCTCGGCTTCCAAACTGCGCCGCGCACAGGAGGCGATCCTGAGTGCTCGACCCTATGCAGTCAAGTTGATGGAAGTCATGAACCATTTGGCGGCCAGGTGTAATAATGACCTGCATCCGCTACTTGATGACCGGGAAGGGAAAAAAATCCTTTTACTGGTCATCACTTCCGATCGTGGTCTGTGTGGTGCCTTCAATTCAAATATTCTGAAGATGGCGTCACAGGTTCTGGAGAAAAATCCAAACCGCGAATTCTCGCTGCTTTGTGCAGGTAAAAAAGGTTACGAGTATTTCAATCGAAGGGAAATGAACATTGCCGACAAGTTCCTCAATTGGACTAAGGAGTTTGATTATCTGAAGGCCCAGGAAATCGGGAACCAGCTGGCCCAGATGTTTATCGAACGCAAGGCCGATAAAATTTACATGGTCTACAATGAATTCAAGTCGGTGTTGAATCAGGAAGTGATCCTCGAGCAATTGTTGCCGATTGTTCCGGAGCCTGTGGAAGAGGGTGAAGAAAAACTTTCAGTGGACTATATCTATGAGCCGGACGAAGAATCTATCCTGGAACATTTATTGGTTCGTTATATGACAACCCAGGTTTACCGGGCGTTTCTGGAATCCAGTGCCAGCGAGCACGGTGCCCGGATGACGGCAATGGATAATGCATCCCGCAATGCAAAAGAAATGATTGGCGAACTGATGTTGTTTTACAACCGCACACGTCAGGCGTACATCACTAAAGAATTGATCGAAGTGGTCAACGGGGCCGAATCGCTCAAAGGCTAA
- a CDS encoding F0F1 ATP synthase subunit alpha, with product MSLRADEISSLIQKQIEGFDEGIELKETGRVISVGDGIARIYGLEDAMAGELVLFPNDLYGMVLNLEEDNIGAVLMGFDSHVKEGDEVKRTGRIMEVPVGMELVGRVVNGIGQPIDGKGPLNTTQTGPIERIAPGVIDRKSVHEPMQTGIKAIDGMIPIGRGQRELIIGDRQTGKTAVALDTIINQKGQNVYCIYVAIGQKRSTVARVVKTLEEHDAMKYTVVVAATASDPAPMQFVAPYCGCAIGEYFRDNGMHALIVYDDLSKQAAAYRQLSLLLRRPPGREAYPGDVFYVHSRLLERSAKLSDDLGAGSMTALPIIETQAGDVSAYIPTNVISITDGQIYLESDLFFSGVRPAINVGLSVSRVGGSAQIKGMKQVAGQLRLDLAQYREMAAFAQFGSDLDPATQAQLSRGERLVELLKQDQYRPLSVVQQIVSIFTGVKGLLDDIKPGDVQKFESGFLNYMEEKHNDVMEGIAAAKKLDDDSEAKIIAALKEYKELF from the coding sequence GTGAGCTTGCGAGCTGATGAGATCAGTTCTCTGATCCAAAAACAAATTGAAGGATTTGACGAGGGAATTGAGCTCAAGGAAACCGGTCGGGTAATTTCGGTTGGTGATGGTATTGCCCGTATTTATGGCCTTGAAGATGCCATGGCGGGTGAACTGGTTCTTTTCCCCAATGACCTGTATGGAATGGTCCTGAACCTTGAGGAGGACAACATCGGTGCGGTCCTTATGGGATTCGATTCCCATGTCAAGGAAGGCGACGAGGTAAAACGAACCGGCCGTATCATGGAAGTTCCGGTGGGTATGGAACTCGTTGGGCGTGTTGTGAATGGCATCGGACAGCCCATTGATGGAAAAGGGCCTCTGAACACAACTCAAACAGGCCCGATTGAGAGAATCGCTCCCGGCGTTATTGATCGTAAATCGGTGCATGAGCCAATGCAGACCGGTATTAAAGCGATCGACGGTATGATCCCGATTGGACGCGGGCAGCGTGAACTCATCATCGGCGACAGGCAGACCGGAAAAACTGCTGTAGCCCTCGATACGATCATTAACCAAAAAGGGCAGAACGTTTACTGCATTTACGTTGCGATCGGTCAAAAAAGATCCACCGTTGCGCGTGTTGTGAAAACACTCGAAGAACACGATGCCATGAAGTACACCGTAGTGGTTGCTGCAACCGCCAGTGACCCTGCACCGATGCAGTTTGTTGCTCCCTATTGTGGTTGTGCTATCGGTGAATACTTCCGTGACAACGGCATGCACGCCCTCATCGTTTACGATGATCTGTCAAAACAGGCAGCGGCATATCGTCAGTTGTCCCTTTTGCTGAGACGACCTCCTGGACGTGAAGCGTACCCGGGTGATGTTTTCTATGTTCATTCACGGTTGCTTGAACGCTCGGCGAAACTGAGCGATGATCTGGGTGCGGGTTCAATGACGGCACTGCCCATTATTGAAACCCAGGCTGGGGATGTCTCCGCTTACATTCCGACAAACGTGATTTCAATTACGGATGGACAAATTTATCTCGAATCAGATCTGTTTTTCTCCGGTGTCCGACCGGCGATTAATGTGGGACTCTCAGTTTCTCGTGTTGGTGGTTCCGCTCAGATCAAAGGCATGAAGCAGGTTGCGGGTCAGTTGAGACTGGATCTTGCCCAGTACCGCGAAATGGCAGCTTTCGCCCAGTTTGGCAGTGACCTTGATCCTGCAACACAAGCACAGCTTAGCCGGGGTGAACGTCTGGTAGAACTTCTCAAACAGGATCAGTACAGGCCCTTGAGTGTTGTTCAGCAGATCGTTTCGATTTTCACCGGCGTTAAAGGTCTGCTGGATGATATTAAACCGGGTGATGTCCAGAAGTTCGAGTCCGGTTTTCTTAATTACATGGAAGAGAAACACAATGATGTCATGGAAGGCATTGCCGCTGCGAAAAAGCTGGACGATGATTCTGAGGCGAAAATCATTGCTGCTCTTAAAGAATATAAGGAATTGTTCTAA
- a CDS encoding F0F1 ATP synthase subunit A, which translates to MSGENPLHHFELHPLVELHLGGLDISINKAIIAMWIGLALVYLFFMLVVSKGVKLVPGKLQSVGEVALEFIRGMTDEFIGEEGKKYFHFIAALFFFIFACNFIGLVPGSYTITSQLVVTGAFSVLIFIMTLLIGFAKHGLHFLGILVPPGVPKIMIPFMVIVETISLLARPISLSVRLFANMTAGHTVLGVLFALTMSAPIWIGWLPFGFTVIINVLEMAIALIQAYIFATLTCVYIGDVIKLH; encoded by the coding sequence ATGTCCGGAGAAAATCCATTACACCATTTTGAATTGCATCCCCTGGTGGAACTGCACCTGGGGGGTCTAGATATATCGATCAACAAAGCAATCATTGCGATGTGGATCGGGCTGGCTCTTGTGTATTTGTTTTTTATGCTTGTGGTCAGCAAGGGAGTGAAACTGGTTCCCGGTAAGTTGCAAAGCGTTGGGGAGGTGGCGCTGGAGTTTATTCGTGGAATGACGGACGAATTCATCGGCGAAGAAGGCAAAAAATATTTTCATTTTATTGCTGCATTATTCTTCTTTATATTCGCGTGCAACTTCATTGGACTGGTTCCCGGTTCCTATACCATTACAAGTCAACTGGTCGTCACTGGTGCATTTTCTGTTCTGATTTTCATCATGACCCTGCTCATTGGTTTCGCCAAGCATGGTCTTCATTTTCTGGGAATTCTGGTTCCACCGGGAGTCCCCAAGATCATGATTCCGTTTATGGTGATTGTTGAAACGATCAGCCTGTTGGCACGGCCGATTTCACTTTCCGTCCGTTTGTTTGCCAACATGACGGCAGGGCATACTGTCTTGGGCGTTTTGTTTGCGTTAACCATGTCTGCACCAATCTGGATTGGCTGGTTGCCATTCGGGTTTACTGTCATCATCAATGTCCTGGAAATGGCGATTGCGCTGATCCAGGCTTACATATTTGCAACACTGACTTGCGTGTACATCGGAGATGTCATCAAGTTACACTGA
- a CDS encoding F0F1 ATP synthase subunit epsilon: MMADKLQLSIVTPERHMVTDEVDQVNVPGTEGDMGILFDHSPLFSTLRPGQLSYEKDGEEVALVVSDGYVEVTSNRVTILAETAEYVSGIDRERAEEARKKAEALIAKGGLEEDELREAQKKLFRALARLEHSQSN; this comes from the coding sequence ATCATGGCAGATAAACTACAACTCAGCATCGTTACACCTGAACGGCATATGGTGACTGATGAAGTCGACCAGGTGAATGTGCCAGGCACCGAAGGCGACATGGGGATTCTGTTCGATCATTCGCCCCTGTTTTCCACCCTCCGACCCGGACAACTGTCGTATGAGAAAGACGGTGAAGAGGTCGCGCTTGTTGTCAGTGATGGCTATGTTGAAGTCACCTCCAACCGGGTGACGATTCTTGCAGAAACGGCTGAGTATGTCAGTGGTATTGACCGTGAACGGGCTGAAGAAGCTCGCAAGAAAGCGGAAGCGTTGATCGCCAAAGGTGGTCTTGAGGAAGATGAACTCCGCGAAGCGCAAAAGAAACTGTTCCGCGCCCTGGCCCGACTGGAACACTCCCAAAGCAACTGA
- the atpD gene encoding F0F1 ATP synthase subunit beta: protein MNKGIVTQIIGPVVDMSFKEGQLPSLYNAINIEKPTDDGKTDKIVLEVAQHLGDNAVRTISMHPTDGLVRGMDAVDTGAPISVPVGDSVLGRILNVTGDPVDQKPAPESNEKWSIHRDAPSLENQDTSMEMLETGIKVIDLLEPYLKGGKTGLFGGAGVGKTVLIMELIRNIGAEHSGYSVFAGVGERTREGNDLYHEMIDSNVIDKTALIYGQMTEPPGARMRVALTGLTMAEYFRDVGGQDVLLFIDNIFRFSQAGSEVSALLGRIPSAVGYQPTLATEMGNLQERITSTKKGSITSVQAIYVPADDLTDPAPATTFSHLDATTVLNRRISELGIYPAVDPLDSTSRILDPQIVGEEHYQVARAVQQTLQRYKDLQDIIAILGMDELSEDDRLIVDRARKIQKYLSQPFFVAEVFTGSPGKYVKVADTIAGFKEIIDGKMDHIPEQAFYMVGALDEVYEKAEKLKAEAA from the coding sequence ATGAACAAGGGGATTGTGACGCAAATCATCGGTCCGGTAGTGGATATGAGTTTTAAAGAAGGGCAACTGCCTTCTCTTTACAACGCCATCAATATTGAAAAACCAACAGACGATGGCAAGACGGACAAGATCGTTCTCGAAGTTGCGCAGCACCTTGGCGACAACGCTGTCCGCACTATCTCCATGCACCCGACAGACGGGCTCGTTCGTGGAATGGACGCCGTCGATACGGGTGCCCCGATCTCTGTTCCGGTGGGTGATTCTGTGCTGGGCCGAATCCTGAACGTAACAGGTGACCCGGTGGATCAGAAACCGGCTCCTGAATCGAATGAAAAATGGAGTATCCATCGCGATGCGCCTTCCCTGGAGAACCAGGACACCAGTATGGAAATGCTGGAGACCGGTATTAAAGTTATCGACCTGCTTGAGCCCTACCTGAAAGGTGGCAAGACAGGCCTCTTCGGGGGTGCGGGTGTTGGCAAGACTGTTCTCATCATGGAACTCATCCGTAACATCGGTGCGGAGCATAGCGGTTACTCAGTATTTGCAGGGGTTGGGGAACGTACTCGTGAAGGTAATGACCTCTATCACGAGATGATTGACTCTAACGTTATCGATAAAACGGCTTTGATTTACGGGCAGATGACGGAACCTCCCGGAGCGCGTATGCGGGTTGCTCTGACCGGGCTCACCATGGCCGAATATTTCCGCGATGTAGGCGGACAAGACGTTCTACTGTTCATCGACAACATCTTCCGTTTTTCTCAGGCCGGTTCCGAAGTATCCGCGTTGCTGGGTCGTATCCCTTCTGCCGTGGGTTACCAGCCGACGCTGGCAACTGAAATGGGTAACCTGCAGGAGCGCATCACCTCTACGAAAAAAGGTTCAATTACTTCGGTTCAGGCGATCTACGTTCCAGCGGATGACTTGACTGATCCCGCGCCGGCGACCACCTTCTCACATCTCGATGCCACGACCGTTCTCAACCGTCGTATTTCTGAATTGGGTATTTACCCTGCGGTGGATCCACTTGACTCTACGTCACGGATTCTGGATCCACAGATCGTTGGGGAAGAGCATTATCAGGTGGCCCGTGCCGTTCAGCAAACCCTGCAGCGTTATAAAGATTTACAGGACATCATTGCCATTCTCGGTATGGATGAGTTGTCTGAAGATGACCGGCTCATCGTTGATCGAGCCCGTAAAATTCAGAAATATCTCTCACAGCCGTTCTTTGTGGCTGAAGTATTCACGGGCTCTCCAGGCAAATACGTTAAGGTTGCAGACACCATTGCAGGCTTCAAGGAAATCATTGACGGCAAGATGGACCACATCCCTGAGCAGGCATTTTATATGGTTGGGGCACTGGATGAAGTCTACGAGAAAGCTGAAAAACTTAAAGCGGAAGCGGCATAA
- the atpF gene encoding F0F1 ATP synthase subunit B, whose protein sequence is MPQFEQTAVFTPLLFWSLISFAIFLFLLWKFAFPPILKALEERTSKIRTDIQSAENLKVEAEKLKLDFEAQLKTAQEKAATIVSLAQEEARKISEKTISDTQAKCRQIQKDAEHEILTSRNQLMSEIRDYISVLTVASTEKVLRRTLSDDDKKRLIDESIEEVLSNLEQNA, encoded by the coding sequence ATGCCACAGTTTGAACAAACAGCAGTCTTTACCCCCCTGCTTTTTTGGTCTCTTATTTCCTTTGCAATATTTCTCTTTCTGCTTTGGAAGTTTGCTTTTCCGCCTATTTTAAAGGCTCTGGAAGAGCGAACCTCCAAAATCCGGACGGATATCCAGTCTGCAGAGAATCTGAAGGTTGAAGCAGAGAAACTGAAACTGGATTTTGAAGCCCAGTTGAAAACCGCCCAGGAAAAGGCGGCGACCATTGTTTCTCTTGCACAGGAAGAGGCCAGGAAAATTTCGGAAAAAACTATCAGCGATACTCAGGCCAAATGCCGTCAAATTCAAAAAGATGCAGAACATGAAATTCTCACCTCACGCAACCAACTGATGAGTGAAATCAGGGACTACATTTCAGTCCTGACGGTTGCGTCTACTGAGAAAGTATTGCGCCGGACTTTGAGCGACGATGACAAGAAGCGTTTGATCGATGAATCGATTGAGGAAGTTCTGAGTAATCTGGAGCAAAACGCCTGA